One stretch of Rhodanobacteraceae bacterium DNA includes these proteins:
- a CDS encoding 8-oxo-dGTP diphosphatase, which translates to MPYTPILATLGYVLSPDRRQVLMVHRNARADDAHLGKYNGLGGKLEADEDVVSGMRREIREEANIDCLQLSLRGTISWPGFGKHGEDWLGFVFLITEFAGSVPEHNAEGRLEWVDIDRIHSLPLWDGDRHFLPLVFDDDPRAFHGVMPYRDGRMQSWRYSRV; encoded by the coding sequence ATGCCATACACACCGATACTGGCGACGCTGGGCTATGTGCTGTCGCCTGATCGCCGCCAGGTCCTGATGGTGCACCGCAATGCACGCGCCGATGACGCTCATCTCGGCAAGTACAACGGCCTCGGCGGCAAGCTCGAAGCCGATGAGGACGTGGTCAGCGGCATGCGCCGGGAGATTCGCGAGGAGGCCAATATCGACTGCCTGCAGCTCAGCCTGCGGGGCACCATCTCCTGGCCGGGTTTCGGAAAACACGGCGAGGATTGGTTGGGATTCGTGTTCCTGATCACGGAATTTGCGGGCAGCGTGCCCGAGCACAATGCCGAGGGCAGACTGGAATGGGTTGATATCGACCGAATCCACAGCCTGCCGCTGTGGGATGGCGACCGCCACTTCCTGCCGCTGGTCTTCGATGATGACCCCCGCGCATTCCATGGGGTCATGCCCTATCGCGACGGCCGCATGCAGTCCTGGCGTTACTCGCGGGTCTGA
- a CDS encoding lipase family protein: MPPPTLAALYPPIAGYRYFDAPGGIRFNPQLELHAQQQAWWLSEHALLAYAHARSIQSCLASNGWHCSIARDRSSGSSAHVALGDDWGLIAFRGTEALKPGDSWRKISAVARDWWTDAQIRKVRWSGGGEVHRGFLRALDGLWPQLRPALTGDRRWWLCGHSLGGALATLAATRVLDAGARLAGSISFGQPRVGDDECAAALARLPLLRVVNACDLVPEMPPETLGYRHAGKLLHLDASHWQNYARSVRSFWSRLPGNLRHGIGALTPIELRDHAPLHYAIKCFNAAWASDPRSGCQSS; this comes from the coding sequence TTGCCACCACCCACTCTGGCCGCGCTCTATCCGCCCATAGCCGGATACCGCTACTTTGACGCGCCCGGCGGCATCCGCTTCAACCCGCAGCTGGAACTGCATGCCCAGCAGCAGGCCTGGTGGCTGTCTGAGCACGCGCTGCTGGCCTATGCCCATGCGCGCAGCATTCAGTCCTGCCTGGCCAGTAACGGCTGGCATTGCTCGATCGCGCGCGACCGCAGCAGCGGCAGTTCCGCCCACGTCGCGCTTGGCGACGACTGGGGCCTGATCGCATTCCGCGGCACCGAAGCCCTCAAACCGGGTGATTCCTGGCGCAAGATCAGTGCCGTCGCACGCGATTGGTGGACAGACGCGCAGATACGCAAGGTGCGTTGGTCCGGCGGCGGCGAAGTCCACCGTGGATTCCTGCGCGCGCTTGACGGACTCTGGCCGCAGCTGCGACCAGCGCTGACGGGCGATCGACGCTGGTGGCTGTGTGGACACAGTCTCGGCGGCGCACTGGCCACGCTGGCGGCAACGCGCGTGCTCGATGCCGGTGCACGACTGGCTGGCAGCATCAGCTTTGGACAGCCGCGGGTGGGAGATGACGAGTGTGCTGCCGCGCTCGCCCGGCTACCGCTGTTGCGTGTGGTCAACGCCTGCGATCTGGTGCCGGAAATGCCGCCGGAGACGCTGGGGTATAGACATGCGGGCAAGCTGTTGCATCTGGATGCCAGCCATTGGCAGAACTACGCCCGCAGCGTGCGCAGTTTCTGGTCGCGATTGCCCGGAAACCTGCGTCACGGCATCGGCGCTCTGACGCCCATCGAATTGCGGGATCACGCGCCACTGCACTATGCCATCAAGTGCTTCAACGCGGCCTGGGCCAGCGACCCGCGCTCGGGCTGCCAGTCAAGCTGA
- a CDS encoding response regulator — protein MTDARIRVLCIDDEARILRALKALFRDMDVSITTDPAEAIRWASERDIDVIVCDQRMPVMQGIEVLREVRLSHPRTMRVLLTGYADLSAVLGSVNEGEVFRYINKPWDNTELRETVQQAARIARETPALSDKPVDEFDREQARREVGVLVIEDDPETQQRMREILQPHYQVRFVTSPERALQVLEQHETGVIISETAGQHGDFTALIKALKQYHPHIATVVVTDRANANVAIDLINEGQVFRLLLKPVRMGSCRLSVDAAVGRYWQLKQNPQAARRFVVAPRADNQLPSWLAGNLLQRIRLLPSRLLGMARAH, from the coding sequence ATGACCGACGCGCGTATTCGAGTTCTCTGCATCGACGACGAAGCCCGCATTCTGCGTGCCTTGAAGGCATTGTTTCGCGATATGGATGTCTCGATCACCACTGATCCGGCCGAGGCCATCCGCTGGGCCAGCGAGCGCGATATTGACGTCATCGTCTGCGATCAGCGCATGCCCGTGATGCAAGGCATCGAGGTGCTGCGTGAGGTACGGCTGTCACATCCGCGGACCATGCGCGTGCTGTTGACCGGTTACGCCGACCTCAGTGCGGTGCTGGGCTCGGTCAACGAGGGCGAGGTCTTCCGCTACATCAACAAGCCCTGGGACAACACCGAGCTGCGCGAGACCGTGCAGCAGGCAGCGAGGATTGCGCGCGAGACCCCGGCACTCAGCGACAAGCCGGTGGACGAATTCGATCGCGAGCAGGCCCGGCGTGAAGTCGGTGTACTGGTGATCGAAGATGATCCGGAAACCCAGCAGCGCATGCGCGAGATCCTGCAGCCGCACTATCAGGTGCGTTTCGTGACCTCACCCGAGCGTGCCTTGCAGGTGCTGGAGCAACACGAAACCGGCGTGATCATTTCTGAAACTGCCGGTCAGCATGGTGACTTCACCGCGCTGATCAAGGCCCTCAAGCAATACCACCCGCATATCGCCACGGTGGTGGTGACTGACCGCGCCAACGCCAATGTCGCCATCGATCTGATCAACGAAGGTCAGGTTTTCCGGCTGCTGCTGAAGCCGGTGCGTATGGGTTCCTGCAGGCTCAGCGTCGATGCCGCCGTCGGCCGCTACTGGCAACTCAAGCAAAACCCCCAGGCAGCGCGCCGCTTCGTCGTCGCCCCACGCGCCGACAATCAGTTGCCCTCTTGGCTGGCCGGCAATCTGCTGCAGCGCATCCGCCTGCTGCCCTCGCGCCTGCTGGGGATGGCCCGGGCGCATTGA
- a CDS encoding cysteine--tRNA ligase, giving the protein MDLHLYNTLTRQLERFTPARPDRVTMYVCGPTVYNYAHIGNARPYTVFGVLAKLLRDQFAHLDYARNITDVDDKINAAAAERGVGIDVVTAQYTEAFHEDMAAVGVVGEFAPNLEPRATAHIPGIIRMCERLIASGHAYAAEGHVLFNVDTYEGYGRLSRRTVKEMIAGARVDVAPYKRNPADFVLWKPSTADLPGWESPWGRGRPGWHIECSVMAEEHLGQTIDIHAGGADLKFPHHENEIAQSVCAHGGAEFARLWMHNGFVTIEGRKMSKSLGNVLLIKNLREQAPAEALRYLLLNAHYRQPLDWSESALKQAKTTLDRLYGALRDLEDVDASGVTVEADNVKAALADDLGTPQALAALSELSRDVQKAEGPAARASAKARLLAAGSWLGLLQQTPQDWFQSGKASIDVPRIEALMAERQQVRERRDFARADAIRNELTELGVVIEDTPQGARWKLL; this is encoded by the coding sequence ATGGATCTGCACCTCTACAACACCCTCACTCGCCAGTTGGAGCGCTTCACGCCCGCGCGTCCCGATCGGGTGACGATGTATGTGTGTGGACCCACGGTCTACAACTACGCACATATCGGCAATGCCCGGCCGTACACGGTGTTCGGCGTTCTCGCCAAACTGCTGCGCGACCAGTTCGCGCATCTGGACTACGCCCGCAACATCACTGACGTCGACGACAAGATCAACGCCGCGGCGGCCGAGCGTGGAGTCGGCATCGATGTGGTCACGGCGCAGTACACCGAGGCCTTTCATGAAGACATGGCTGCGGTTGGTGTGGTCGGCGAATTTGCGCCCAACCTGGAACCGCGGGCGACGGCCCATATTCCCGGCATCATTCGCATGTGCGAGCGCCTGATCGCCTCGGGCCACGCCTACGCCGCCGAAGGCCATGTGCTGTTCAATGTCGACACCTACGAGGGCTATGGCCGGCTGTCGCGGCGTACGGTCAAGGAAATGATCGCCGGCGCCCGTGTCGATGTGGCACCTTACAAGCGCAATCCCGCCGACTTCGTGCTCTGGAAGCCATCGACAGCGGATCTGCCGGGTTGGGAAAGCCCATGGGGACGCGGCCGGCCGGGCTGGCATATCGAGTGCTCGGTGATGGCCGAGGAGCACCTCGGTCAGACCATCGACATCCATGCCGGCGGCGCCGATCTCAAGTTTCCACATCACGAGAACGAGATTGCCCAGAGCGTCTGCGCCCATGGCGGCGCCGAGTTCGCCAGGCTGTGGATGCACAACGGCTTTGTCACCATCGAAGGCCGCAAGATGTCCAAATCGCTGGGCAATGTGCTGCTGATCAAGAATCTGCGCGAGCAGGCACCGGCCGAAGCCCTGCGTTACCTGCTGCTCAACGCCCACTACCGACAGCCGCTGGACTGGTCGGAGTCGGCGCTGAAACAGGCCAAGACCACGCTCGACCGACTCTACGGCGCGCTGCGCGATCTGGAGGACGTGGATGCCTCAGGTGTGACCGTGGAGGCCGACAACGTCAAAGCTGCGCTGGCCGATGATCTCGGCACGCCGCAGGCATTGGCGGCCCTGAGCGAGCTGTCTCGCGATGTGCAGAAAGCGGAAGGCCCGGCGGCAAGGGCCAGCGCCAAGGCCCGCCTGCTGGCGGCCGGCTCCTGGTTGGGATTGCTGCAGCAGACGCCGCAGGATTGGTTCCAGAGTGGCAAGGCCAGCATCGACGTGCCCCGAATCGAAGCGCTGATGGCCGAACGCCAGCAAGTCCGCGAACGCCGCGACTTTGCCCGCGCCGACGCCATTCGCAACGAGCTGACCGAACTTGGCGTGGTCATTGAGGACACCCCGCAGGGGGCGCGCTGGAAGCTGTTGTAG
- a CDS encoding VOC family protein gives MIGYVTLGTNDINRAAAFYDALLGSIGAKRYMEGERFIAWAVSPAQPALGVIKPFDGQPATVGNGMMIALVVDSRDKVDALHAKALELGGKDEGAAGPRGDTFYAGYFRDLDGNKLNVFCMGK, from the coding sequence ATGATCGGATACGTCACCCTCGGCACCAACGACATCAACCGCGCTGCGGCCTTCTACGATGCGCTGCTGGGCAGCATCGGCGCCAAGCGCTACATGGAAGGCGAGCGCTTCATTGCCTGGGCCGTATCACCTGCGCAGCCGGCACTCGGCGTCATCAAGCCTTTCGACGGTCAACCGGCGACTGTGGGCAATGGCATGATGATTGCGCTGGTGGTCGACAGCCGAGACAAGGTCGATGCCCTGCACGCCAAGGCACTGGAGCTCGGCGGCAAGGACGAAGGCGCTGCCGGGCCGCGTGGCGACACCTTCTACGCCGGCTATTTCCGCGATCTGGACGGCAACAAGCTCAACGTGTTCTGCATGGGCAAGTAG
- a CDS encoding YiiD C-terminal domain-containing protein, whose product MNRTADITPEQFLEEELLRTIPLTRAMQLRVHAFTGLGLELRAPLVPNINDKGCAFGGSMASLMTLACWGLARLALRECNAEPDIYVQDSQIEYLAPVWGDLAVHALAAPGHRLADFVEMQAQRGKARITLLANIDWDGQTAARMTARFVAKRRQENTE is encoded by the coding sequence ATGAACAGGACCGCCGACATCACGCCTGAGCAATTTCTGGAAGAGGAACTGCTGCGCACCATTCCGCTGACACGGGCGATGCAGCTGCGAGTGCACGCATTCACCGGCCTTGGCCTCGAACTGCGTGCGCCTCTGGTGCCCAATATCAATGACAAGGGTTGTGCATTCGGTGGCAGCATGGCCAGCCTGATGACACTGGCCTGCTGGGGTCTCGCGCGTCTGGCGCTGCGCGAGTGCAATGCCGAACCCGATATCTACGTGCAGGATTCACAGATCGAGTATCTGGCGCCGGTCTGGGGCGATCTTGCCGTACACGCACTCGCCGCGCCGGGCCACAGGCTGGCAGACTTTGTCGAGATGCAGGCGCAGCGCGGCAAGGCCAGGATCACCTTGCTGGCAAACATCGATTGGGATGGTCAGACTGCGGCCAGGATGACTGCCCGTTTTGTAGCCAAGCGACGACAGGAGAACACCGAATGA
- a CDS encoding NAD(P)/FAD-dependent oxidoreductase, with protein sequence MTIDTDVVIVGAGPVGLFQVFELGLLGIKAHVIDALPVAGGQCIELYPDKPIYDIPAVPVCTGKELTDNLMQQIAPFHPEFHLDQEVAEVRKLDDSQFEVITSKGTRFVTRAVIVAAGLGAFQPRKVPVAGADAFEGRQIHYSVKNPEQFRGKDLVILGGGDSALDWVLALKPIAQSVLLIHRSNEFRAAPASVAKMRALCDEQQMQLMIGNVTGIKTEGDGLKAISVIAADAVTRVVGFDHLLAFYGLSPKLGPIATWGLGIDKNQIQVDTERFETNIPGIYAVGDINTYPGKKKLILCGFHEAALAAFAIKARLNPGAKVHLQYTTTSPIMHQRLGVSPAVELSAI encoded by the coding sequence ATGACCATTGATACGGATGTTGTCATCGTCGGAGCCGGCCCGGTGGGCCTGTTCCAGGTATTCGAACTCGGCCTGCTTGGCATCAAGGCGCACGTCATTGACGCCCTGCCGGTCGCCGGGGGCCAGTGCATCGAGTTGTATCCGGACAAGCCGATCTACGATATCCCGGCAGTCCCGGTGTGCACCGGCAAGGAGCTCACCGACAACCTGATGCAGCAGATTGCGCCCTTCCATCCGGAGTTCCATCTGGATCAGGAAGTGGCCGAGGTGCGCAAGCTCGATGACAGCCAGTTCGAGGTCATCACCAGCAAGGGCACGCGCTTTGTCACCCGGGCGGTGATCGTGGCCGCAGGCCTTGGCGCCTTCCAGCCGCGCAAGGTTCCCGTTGCCGGCGCCGACGCCTTCGAAGGCCGCCAGATCCATTATTCGGTGAAGAATCCCGAGCAGTTCCGCGGCAAGGATCTGGTCATTCTTGGCGGCGGTGACTCGGCGCTGGATTGGGTGCTGGCGTTGAAACCCATTGCCCAAAGCGTGCTGCTGATCCATCGCTCCAACGAATTCCGTGCGGCGCCGGCTTCGGTCGCCAAGATGCGCGCCCTGTGCGACGAGCAGCAGATGCAGCTGATGATCGGCAATGTCACTGGCATCAAGACCGAAGGCGACGGGCTCAAGGCGATCAGCGTGATCGCAGCCGATGCCGTCACGCGAGTGGTCGGGTTCGATCATCTGCTGGCTTTCTACGGCCTCTCGCCCAAGCTCGGGCCGATCGCCACCTGGGGCCTGGGCATCGACAAGAACCAGATCCAGGTCGATACCGAGCGCTTCGAAACCAACATCCCGGGCATCTACGCCGTGGGTGACATCAATACCTATCCGGGCAAGAAGAAGCTGATCCTGTGCGGTTTCCATGAAGCGGCGCTGGCAGCCTTCGCGATCAAGGCGCGCCTGAATCCGGGGGCCAAGGTCCATTTGCAGTACACCACCACCAGTCCGATCATGCACCAGCGCCTGGGCGTCAGTCCGGCGGTTGAGCTGTCGGCGATCTAG
- a CDS encoding N-acetyltransferase, translating into MSELEILHQPERRRFVVTADGADAFVEYRMLAPEVIDFVHTYTPAQLRGRGLAGELVAYAVNYARQQGWRVIGSCSYVATWLEKHPAGS; encoded by the coding sequence ATGAGCGAACTCGAGATCCTGCATCAGCCCGAGCGTCGGCGGTTCGTGGTCACCGCCGACGGCGCCGACGCCTTCGTCGAATATCGAATGCTCGCCCCCGAAGTCATCGATTTCGTCCACACCTACACGCCGGCGCAGCTGCGCGGGCGGGGCCTGGCTGGCGAGTTGGTAGCGTATGCGGTGAATTACGCCCGACAGCAGGGCTGGCGCGTGATCGGCAGTTGCAGCTATGTCGCGACCTGGCTGGAGAAGCATCCGGCGGGGAGCTAG
- a CDS encoding SLC13 family permease has product MDGALTLSFDMALVLGILCLTVVLFVREWVSADVAGLVILVVLGLTQLVPVDRLFDGFASNAVMSILAVMVLGAGLDRTGVMGHAASLVLKLSRGNEKHLVVALSLVAGSTSAFMQNPAVVALFLPVASRIAARTGYPLSHLLMPMGFCVVLGGSMSMVGSSPMILLNDLLLAANRNLPSGAESLRALPLFAVLPVGLALFLSGIAYFRFFGSRLLTSQDDRLPVTPGTTESYFEQVYGIRGEVYELTVEAGSALIGQSIQEAETLSGAPLILAIKDNQGVRVAPAGDQLLSQSTVIGALGPPETVERFASEYGLSLAPNVRQLEEAFNPARSGISEAVIPPGSRFVGKTVGELRLRKRYGISPLALTRGEEVYREDIRRIEVRPGDCLVFHGGWPELAEHAHEKDFVVVTDYPQDEQRPQKLWFAVSFFALGFTLALAGHFPLPVALLGGAVGMLLTGVISMDEAYKAISWKSIFVLACLIPLGNAVDSTGTAAWISQEAFVYLGGWPIWLLQFAVAILTAMAAMAISQVGAAVLMVPMAINLALAANASPLEFALIAALGASTTS; this is encoded by the coding sequence ATGGATGGTGCGCTGACACTTTCCTTCGACATGGCCCTGGTCCTGGGCATTCTGTGCCTGACGGTGGTGCTCTTCGTCCGTGAGTGGGTCTCGGCGGATGTGGCGGGGCTGGTGATTCTGGTGGTGCTGGGCCTGACCCAGCTGGTGCCAGTCGATCGCCTTTTCGATGGATTTGCCTCCAACGCCGTGATGTCGATTCTCGCGGTGATGGTGCTCGGTGCCGGACTCGATCGCACCGGGGTCATGGGGCACGCCGCCAGTCTGGTGTTGAAACTGTCGCGCGGCAATGAAAAACATCTGGTGGTGGCACTGTCGCTGGTCGCCGGCAGCACCAGCGCCTTCATGCAGAATCCGGCCGTCGTGGCATTGTTCCTGCCGGTGGCCAGCCGAATTGCCGCGCGCACCGGTTATCCGCTGTCGCATCTGCTGATGCCGATGGGTTTCTGCGTGGTGCTGGGTGGCAGCATGAGCATGGTCGGCAGCTCGCCCATGATCCTGCTGAATGATTTGCTGCTGGCGGCCAACCGCAACCTGCCCTCGGGTGCGGAATCGTTGCGCGCGCTGCCCCTGTTTGCGGTACTGCCGGTGGGACTGGCGCTGTTCCTGTCGGGGATCGCCTATTTCCGCTTCTTCGGCAGTCGCTTGCTGACCTCCCAGGATGACCGCCTGCCGGTCACGCCGGGCACCACCGAAAGCTACTTCGAACAGGTCTACGGCATCCGCGGTGAGGTCTACGAGCTGACGGTAGAAGCCGGCAGTGCCTTGATCGGCCAGAGCATCCAGGAAGCAGAGACGCTGTCGGGTGCGCCGTTGATTCTGGCGATCAAGGACAATCAGGGCGTGCGCGTGGCGCCGGCCGGCGATCAGCTGCTCTCGCAGAGCACCGTGATCGGAGCACTGGGGCCACCGGAGACAGTGGAGCGCTTTGCCAGCGAGTACGGCCTGTCACTGGCGCCGAATGTGCGACAGTTGGAGGAGGCCTTCAACCCGGCCCGATCCGGCATTTCCGAGGCGGTGATTCCCCCCGGCTCGCGCTTCGTCGGCAAGACCGTGGGCGAGTTGCGCCTGCGCAAGCGCTATGGCATCAGCCCGCTGGCTCTGACCCGCGGCGAGGAGGTCTACCGCGAGGATATCCGGCGCATCGAAGTGCGCCCCGGTGACTGTCTGGTGTTCCACGGCGGTTGGCCGGAGCTGGCTGAACACGCGCACGAAAAGGATTTCGTCGTGGTCACCGACTATCCCCAGGACGAGCAGCGGCCGCAGAAACTGTGGTTCGCGGTGAGTTTCTTCGCGCTCGGCTTCACGCTGGCGCTGGCCGGGCATTTCCCGCTGCCGGTGGCCCTGCTCGGCGGGGCGGTCGGCATGCTGCTGACCGGCGTGATCAGCATGGACGAGGCCTACAAGGCGATCAGCTGGAAGTCGATCTTCGTGCTGGCCTGCCTGATTCCACTCGGCAATGCCGTCGACAGCACCGGCACTGCGGCCTGGATCTCGCAGGAGGCCTTCGTCTACCTCGGCGGCTGGCCGATCTGGCTGCTGCAGTTCGCCGTGGCCATTCTGACGGCGATGGCGGCGATGGCGATTTCGCAGGTCGGCGCCGCCGTGCTGATGGTGCCGATGGCCATCAACCTGGCGCTGGCCGCGAATGCCAGTCCGCTGGAATTCGCACTGATCGCCGCCCTGGGCGCGTCAACAACTTCCTGA
- the trmB gene encoding tRNA (guanosine(46)-N7)-methyltransferase TrmB yields the protein MTEERTPTDGKPLHREIRSFVLRQGRTTEAQREALERDWPRFGLDWPRSMAHPASWFSTEQPVVVEIGFGNGEALGAAAAADPGRNYLGIEVHRPGVGRLLRQLAAENLDNVRVISADAVEVLREGIAPGSLDEVRLYFPDPWHKKRHHKRRIVQTPFCDLVASRLLRGGRFHLATDWEPYALWMREVLDVHPQFRNTGGEAGYVPKPEGRIETHFERRGRKLGHGVWDMVYERL from the coding sequence ATGACCGAGGAGCGCACACCCACGGACGGGAAGCCCCTGCATCGCGAAATCCGAAGTTTCGTGCTGCGTCAGGGCCGAACCACCGAGGCCCAGCGCGAGGCGCTGGAACGGGACTGGCCGCGCTTTGGCCTGGATTGGCCGCGGTCGATGGCGCATCCGGCCAGCTGGTTCAGCACCGAGCAACCGGTGGTCGTGGAAATCGGTTTCGGCAATGGCGAAGCCCTCGGTGCTGCTGCCGCGGCCGATCCCGGGCGCAATTATCTGGGCATCGAAGTCCACCGGCCGGGTGTGGGTCGATTGTTGCGACAGCTGGCGGCGGAGAATCTGGACAATGTCCGAGTGATCTCGGCCGATGCGGTCGAAGTGCTGCGCGAGGGGATAGCGCCCGGCAGCCTGGATGAGGTGCGTCTGTATTTTCCCGATCCCTGGCACAAGAAGCGCCACCACAAGCGCCGCATCGTGCAGACGCCCTTCTGCGATCTGGTGGCCAGCCGGCTGCTTCGAGGGGGTCGCTTCCACCTGGCCACCGACTGGGAGCCCTATGCGCTGTGGATGCGCGAAGTGCTCGACGTGCATCCGCAGTTCCGCAATACCGGCGGTGAAGCCGGCTATGTGCCCAAGCCCGAAGGCCGTATCGAAACCCATTTCGAGCGCCGTGGCCGCAAGCTCGGGCATGGGGTCTGGGATATGGTCTATGAGCGGCTTTAG
- a CDS encoding thiazole synthase, producing MDDIVSHSNDHDLLEIAGKLYRSRLLTGTGKFKDLEETQLATEAAGAEIVTVAIRRTNIGQDKNQPNLLDVLPPSRYTILPNTAGCFSADEAVRTCRLARELLDGAPLVKLEVLADIKTLFPDVVETLKATDILVREGFQVMVYTNDDPVVARELAKRGCVAVMPLAAPIGSGLGIRNPYNILTIVEEKTVPILVDAGVGTASDAAVAMELGCDGVLMNTAIAGARDPVLMASAMRKAIEAGREAFLAGRIPRKRFANASSPTSGLIE from the coding sequence ATGGACGACATCGTGAGCCATAGTAATGACCATGACCTGCTGGAGATCGCCGGCAAGCTCTACCGATCGCGGCTGTTGACCGGTACCGGCAAGTTCAAGGATCTGGAAGAAACCCAACTGGCCACCGAGGCCGCGGGCGCCGAGATCGTGACCGTGGCGATACGTCGCACCAATATCGGCCAGGACAAGAATCAGCCGAATCTGCTCGATGTGCTGCCGCCGAGTCGCTACACCATCCTGCCCAACACCGCAGGCTGCTTCAGCGCCGACGAAGCGGTGCGCACCTGCCGACTGGCACGCGAACTGCTGGACGGTGCGCCGCTGGTCAAGCTCGAGGTGCTGGCCGACATCAAGACCTTGTTCCCGGATGTGGTCGAGACCCTCAAGGCCACCGATATCCTGGTGCGCGAAGGCTTCCAGGTCATGGTCTACACCAATGACGATCCAGTCGTGGCGCGGGAGTTGGCCAAGCGCGGCTGCGTGGCGGTGATGCCGCTGGCGGCGCCGATCGGATCGGGCCTCGGCATCCGCAACCCCTACAACATCCTGACCATCGTCGAAGAGAAGACCGTGCCGATCCTGGTGGATGCCGGCGTGGGCACGGCCTCGGATGCCGCGGTGGCAATGGAACTGGGCTGCGACGGTGTGCTGATGAATACCGCCATCGCCGGGGCCCGGGATCCGGTGCTGATGGCCTCGGCCATGCGCAAGGCCATCGAAGCCGGACGCGAGGCCTTTCTGGCCGGTCGTATCCCGCGCAAGCGCTTCGCCAATGCTTCCTCGCCGACCTCAGGGCTGATCGAATGA